A single region of the Streptomyces vilmorinianum genome encodes:
- the cmk gene encoding (d)CMP kinase, translated as MFPTVETVIVAIDGPSGTGKSSTSKAVAAKLGLSYLDTGAQYRAITWWMISNGVDVSDAEAVANAAAKPVIVSGTDPARPTITVDGADAAGPIRTEEVTSKVSAVSAVPEVRARITELQRSIAKNTDGGIVVEGRDIGTTVLPDADLKIFLTASPEARAARRSGELKGVDVAATQQALIKRDAADSSRKTSPLAKADDAVEVDTTDLTLDQVIECVVTLVEELRSRDTAQVEGPE; from the coding sequence GTGTTCCCCACCGTGGAAACCGTGATCGTCGCCATCGACGGGCCCTCCGGCACGGGCAAGTCGAGCACCTCGAAGGCGGTTGCCGCCAAGCTGGGGCTGAGCTACCTGGACACCGGCGCGCAGTACCGCGCGATCACCTGGTGGATGATCAGCAACGGCGTCGACGTCAGCGACGCCGAGGCCGTCGCCAACGCCGCCGCCAAGCCCGTCATCGTCTCCGGCACCGACCCGGCCCGTCCGACGATCACCGTCGACGGGGCCGACGCCGCCGGCCCGATCCGTACCGAAGAGGTCACCTCCAAGGTCAGCGCCGTCAGCGCCGTCCCCGAGGTGCGGGCCCGGATCACCGAGCTGCAGCGGTCCATCGCCAAGAACACCGACGGCGGCATCGTCGTCGAGGGCCGGGACATCGGCACCACCGTCCTGCCCGACGCCGACCTCAAGATCTTCCTCACCGCCTCCCCCGAGGCCCGTGCCGCCCGCCGCTCCGGCGAGCTCAAGGGCGTCGACGTGGCGGCCACCCAGCAGGCCCTGATCAAGCGGGACGCGGCGGACTCCAGCCGTAAGACCTCCCCGCTCGCCAAGGCCGACGACGCCGTCGAGGTCGACACCACGGACCTGACTCTGGACCAGGTCATCGAGTGCGTCGTGACCCTGGTGGAGGAGCTGCGCAGCCGAGACACAGCGCAGGTTGAGGGTCCCGAGTGA
- a CDS encoding lysophospholipid acyltransferase family protein, whose translation MYGLWKPRVLGAWRVPASGPVILAVNHAHNIDGPMLMGTAPRPVHFLIKKEAFVGPLGPFLEGIGQLKVDRDSTDRAAIGNALAVLEHGGVLGIFPEGTRGEGDFASLRAGLAYFAVRSGAPIVPVAVLGSSDRPGRLIKALPPLRSRVDVVFGDAFEAGDGSGRRTRKALDEATVRIQERLTAHLKNARRLTGR comes from the coding sequence ATGTACGGCCTGTGGAAGCCGCGCGTCCTCGGTGCCTGGCGGGTGCCGGCCTCCGGACCCGTCATCCTCGCCGTCAACCACGCGCACAACATCGACGGCCCCATGCTCATGGGCACGGCCCCCCGCCCGGTGCACTTCCTGATCAAGAAGGAAGCGTTCGTCGGGCCCCTCGGGCCCTTCCTGGAGGGCATCGGGCAGCTCAAGGTGGACCGGGACAGCACGGACCGGGCCGCGATAGGCAACGCCCTCGCGGTCCTGGAGCACGGCGGCGTCCTCGGGATCTTCCCCGAGGGCACCCGCGGCGAGGGCGACTTCGCCTCCCTGCGCGCCGGGCTCGCGTACTTCGCCGTACGCAGCGGGGCGCCGATCGTCCCGGTCGCGGTCCTGGGAAGTTCCGACCGCCCCGGACGGTTGATCAAGGCGCTGCCCCCGCTGCGCAGCCGCGTCGACGTCGTCTTCGGCGACGCCTTCGAGGCCGGCGACGGCAGCGGGCGCCGCACCCGCAAGGCGCTGGACGAGGCCACCGTACGGATTCAGGAGCGGCTCACCGCCCACCTGAAAAACGCCAGGCGCCTCACCGGGCGCTGA